In Trichocoleus desertorum NBK24, the following are encoded in one genomic region:
- a CDS encoding ABC transporter ATP-binding protein, which translates to MPSDALFCVENLRVAYPASSRGRTADGEIYWAVDDVSFTLQPGDRLGLVGESGCGKSTLGRAAMRLLPPTSQVEGRVTFRGQSVFDLSPGELRRFRGEAVALIFQDPMTRLDPLMTIGEHCLETLQAHQPQLSRKETKERAIATLEAVKIPASRWAQYPHEFSGGMRQRVAIALALLLDPKLIVADEPTTSLDVTVSAQILQELTRLCAEREMALLLISHDLAMVGEYCDRIAVMYDGKMVETGPTASVLEKPQHPYTKALLESALHIQAVPADAPIPLPDFSVIESASDETSDSGAIPDPWANPEALLRVEDLKQYYTLEQNFIARLFSKNDQTIKAVDGINLELYSGETLGLVGESGCGKSTLSRTILQLIRPTGGRVEFLGEDLTRLSKEAMRQQRRQMQMVFQDPRACLNPLMTVGQSIGDPLVIHQLANSAEVKQQVFYMLKRVGLTPAEEFYQRYPADLSGGQQQRVAIARALITRPKLLICDEPVSMLDATVQTQVLELMRELKQEFELTYLFITHDLWVARFFCDRIAMMNGGKIVEIGSTKEIFTNPKHPYTQTLLGAAPLLARH; encoded by the coding sequence ATGCCTTCCGACGCTCTGTTTTGTGTAGAAAATCTCCGAGTTGCCTATCCTGCTTCAAGTCGGGGTCGGACGGCTGATGGGGAAATCTATTGGGCGGTGGATGATGTGTCGTTTACGCTGCAACCGGGCGATCGCTTGGGATTAGTGGGGGAGTCGGGCTGTGGCAAGTCTACGCTAGGACGAGCGGCGATGCGGTTGTTGCCTCCTACTAGTCAGGTGGAGGGGCGGGTGACGTTTCGCGGGCAGTCGGTGTTTGACTTGTCTCCGGGGGAGTTGCGGCGGTTTCGGGGTGAGGCGGTGGCGCTGATCTTTCAAGATCCAATGACGCGGCTTGATCCGTTGATGACGATTGGGGAGCATTGTCTGGAGACGCTACAAGCTCATCAACCACAGTTGTCACGGAAGGAAACGAAGGAGCGGGCGATCGCAACGTTGGAGGCTGTGAAGATTCCGGCGAGTCGGTGGGCGCAGTACCCCCATGAGTTTAGTGGGGGAATGCGGCAACGGGTAGCGATCGCGTTGGCGTTGTTGCTTGACCCCAAGCTGATTGTGGCGGATGAGCCGACGACGAGTTTGGATGTAACGGTTTCGGCGCAGATTTTGCAGGAGCTGACGCGACTGTGTGCCGAGCGGGAGATGGCGCTGCTGCTGATTTCGCACGATTTGGCGATGGTGGGCGAGTACTGCGATCGCATTGCGGTGATGTATGACGGCAAGATGGTAGAAACGGGGCCAACTGCCTCAGTGCTCGAAAAACCTCAGCATCCTTATACCAAAGCTTTATTAGAGTCAGCGCTGCATATTCAGGCGGTTCCGGCGGATGCACCGATTCCGTTACCAGATTTCTCGGTTATCGAGTCTGCAAGTGACGAAACCTCTGACTCAGGAGCGATCCCCGACCCCTGGGCTAATCCAGAGGCGTTGCTGCGGGTAGAAGATTTGAAGCAGTATTACACGTTGGAGCAAAATTTCATCGCGCGTCTGTTTAGCAAAAACGACCAGACTATCAAGGCGGTGGATGGAATCAACTTGGAACTGTATTCGGGTGAGACGCTGGGCTTGGTGGGTGAATCGGGTTGTGGCAAGAGTACGTTGTCGCGCACGATTTTGCAGTTGATTCGGCCTACGGGCGGCAGGGTGGAGTTTCTGGGAGAAGACCTAACTCGCCTCTCTAAGGAAGCCATGCGGCAACAACGGCGACAAATGCAAATGGTGTTTCAAGACCCGCGTGCTTGCCTCAACCCATTGATGACGGTGGGCCAGAGCATTGGTGACCCGTTGGTGATTCACCAGTTGGCAAACTCGGCTGAGGTGAAGCAACAGGTGTTCTACATGCTGAAGCGGGTAGGACTGACGCCTGCCGAAGAATTTTACCAGCGCTACCCAGCAGATCTTTCTGGAGGCCAACAGCAACGGGTAGCGATCGCCCGTGCCCTGATTACTCGCCCGAAGCTGCTAATCTGTGATGAGCCTGTGAGCATGCTAGATGCAACGGTGCAGACGCAAGTGTTGGAGCTGATGCGGGAGCTAAAGCAGGAGTTTGAACTCACCTATTTATTCATCACTCATGATCTCTGGGTGGCGCGTTTCTTCTGCGATCGCATTGCGATGATGAATGGTGGCAAGATTGTAGAAATCGGCTCGACCAAGGAGATTTTTACGAATCCGAAGCACCCTTATACGCAAACTTTGTTGGGTGCTGCTCCGCTGCTGGCACGGCATTAA
- a CDS encoding class I SAM-dependent methyltransferase — MTTNQWNADLYDRKHSFVAEYGAALLDLLDPKPDEQILDLGCGTGALTQQISDRGAQVLGIDSAPSMIAQAQQNYPALSFQVADATNLPFVEQFDAIFSNAVLHWVKPPEAAIASTWQALKPGGRLVVEFGGKGNVQAIATALEQSLREMNYPNPETLNPWYFPSISEYTTLLEQQGFEVQLAALFDRPTPLADANGIQNWIKMFAQSFLQAVPVEQQDTFLTHIAQRTRPQLYRDGTWFADYRRIRAIAFKL, encoded by the coding sequence ATGACAACAAACCAGTGGAACGCAGACCTATACGATCGCAAACATAGTTTTGTGGCTGAATATGGTGCAGCACTGCTGGATCTACTTGACCCTAAACCAGACGAACAGATTCTCGATTTAGGTTGCGGCACCGGAGCACTCACACAACAAATCAGCGATCGCGGTGCTCAAGTTCTCGGTATTGACAGTGCTCCCAGCATGATTGCCCAGGCGCAGCAAAATTATCCCGCTCTCTCCTTTCAAGTTGCCGATGCCACCAATCTCCCGTTTGTAGAACAGTTTGATGCCATCTTTTCCAATGCCGTGCTGCACTGGGTCAAACCTCCCGAAGCGGCGATCGCAAGTACGTGGCAAGCCCTGAAACCAGGAGGTCGCTTGGTAGTTGAGTTTGGGGGGAAAGGAAATGTGCAGGCGATCGCGACAGCATTAGAACAAAGCTTGAGGGAAATGAATTATCCCAATCCCGAAACCCTCAACCCCTGGTATTTTCCTAGTATTAGCGAATATACGACCCTACTCGAACAACAAGGCTTTGAAGTCCAGTTGGCTGCCTTATTCGATCGCCCTACGCCCCTCGCTGACGCAAATGGCATCCAAAACTGGATCAAGATGTTTGCTCAATCTTTTCTGCAAGCCGTTCCAGTAGAGCAACAAGACACCTTTCTCACCCACATAGCCCAACGAACCCGCCCCCAACTTTACCGAGATGGAACTTGGTTCGCTGACTACCGCCGAATTCGCGCGATCGCTTTCAAGCTGTAA
- the tnpC gene encoding IS66 family transposase yields the protein MKELPPLAGLSHAEKDALIQGLWQELQTLRSEVEKLKQKRVKKTSRNSSLPPSQGFKPNQRRAQSPAPNGEETGSHRNGGRELSQQPDQVVFAQAKSCPHCGVEVELSTQRLSGTYERIELPPMTPHITRVERYGGTCQCCQQAYEAPVPVGLEPGSPFGTSVVSLVTYLRYSHAISYQRLSQLMSELYGLSLSEGAIANLLQRVRSQLENPVAKIVERLRSARLVGSDETGARVKGTNQWEWVFQNDQVCLHVIRPSRGKTVIDTVMAGHQPQVWVSDLFSAQTAHPAHDWQVCLAHQLRDCQYAMDAGDELFAPRMKWLLLKAIALQRRRHTLAASTVQQYCSRFRGLLREILNLQPKSLEGQRLLKRYQKIRAHLLLFLTDETIPSTNNASEQALRWSVVFRKVTNGFRSDWGAELFAQVRSLVNTAKRQGIAAFDAISRALTSQQTDWLLG from the coding sequence ATGAAGGAACTGCCCCCTCTCGCTGGACTGAGTCACGCAGAAAAGGATGCCCTGATTCAAGGGCTGTGGCAGGAGTTGCAAACGTTGCGCTCAGAGGTCGAAAAGCTGAAGCAAAAACGGGTCAAGAAAACCTCCCGTAATTCAAGTTTGCCTCCTTCTCAGGGCTTCAAGCCAAATCAGAGGAGGGCTCAGTCCCCTGCCCCCAATGGTGAGGAAACGGGAAGTCACCGTAACGGTGGGCGAGAATTGAGCCAACAACCGGATCAAGTCGTCTTTGCCCAAGCCAAGAGTTGTCCCCACTGTGGGGTCGAAGTGGAGCTATCAACACAACGCTTGAGCGGGACTTACGAACGCATTGAATTGCCGCCGATGACTCCTCACATCACCCGGGTTGAACGTTACGGTGGGACTTGCCAGTGTTGTCAGCAGGCGTATGAAGCGCCTGTTCCAGTCGGTTTGGAGCCAGGGTCTCCCTTTGGCACCAGTGTCGTGAGTTTAGTGACCTATCTCCGTTACAGCCATGCCATCAGCTATCAACGGCTGAGCCAGCTGATGAGTGAGCTTTACGGTCTCAGCCTGTCCGAAGGAGCGATTGCCAATCTCCTGCAACGGGTGCGCTCTCAGCTAGAAAACCCGGTGGCCAAGATTGTCGAACGTTTACGCAGTGCTCGTCTCGTCGGCAGTGATGAGACGGGGGCACGAGTGAAGGGGACCAACCAGTGGGAATGGGTGTTTCAGAACGACCAGGTGTGTTTGCACGTGATTCGTCCCAGTCGTGGCAAAACGGTCATTGATACCGTGATGGCGGGGCATCAACCACAGGTTTGGGTGTCTGATTTATTCAGTGCCCAGACCGCCCATCCGGCGCACGACTGGCAAGTGTGTCTAGCCCATCAACTGCGCGATTGTCAGTATGCCATGGATGCGGGTGATGAGTTGTTTGCGCCCCGGATGAAATGGCTGCTCCTCAAAGCCATTGCCCTGCAACGGCGACGACACACCCTGGCTGCCTCAACCGTTCAGCAGTATTGCTCTCGATTTCGCGGCTTACTGCGGGAGATCTTGAATCTGCAACCCAAATCGCTCGAGGGACAGCGGTTGCTCAAACGCTATCAGAAGATTCGGGCTCATCTGTTGCTGTTTTTGACGGATGAGACAATTCCGTCAACCAATAATGCCAGTGAGCAGGCGTTGCGCTGGAGCGTCGTCTTTCGCAAGGTGACGAACGGATTCCGCTCGGACTGGGGAGCGGAGCTATTCGCTCAGGTGCGATCGCTTGTCAACACTGCGAAGCGTCAGGGCATTGCTGCCTTTGATGCCATTTCCCGTGCCCTTACCTCACAGCAGACAGATTGGCTACTGGGTTGA
- a CDS encoding endonuclease domain-containing protein, with protein sequence MNKTTPRIRGTTPEIESAAKRLRYHLTPAEQLLWQALKGKQLYGLKFRCQHPVGPFIADFLCAKHKLIIELDGAVHDQQTEYDGARTQKLNEFGYRVIRFRNQEVFANLDAVLEQVLEAISAIPEN encoded by the coding sequence TTGAATAAAACAACTCCTCGGATTCGGGGCACCACACCCGAAATCGAATCCGCCGCCAAAAGGCTACGCTACCATCTCACCCCTGCCGAGCAACTACTTTGGCAAGCCTTAAAAGGCAAGCAACTGTACGGTTTGAAGTTTCGTTGTCAGCACCCAGTTGGCCCCTTCATTGCAGACTTTCTCTGTGCAAAACACAAGCTGATTATTGAGTTGGATGGCGCAGTTCACGATCAACAAACTGAATATGATGGTGCACGCACCCAGAAATTGAACGAATTTGGTTATCGTGTCATTCGCTTTCGTAACCAAGAAGTCTTTGCTAACTTAGATGCAGTTTTAGAACAAGTTCTAGAGGCCATTTCTGCAATTCCTGAGAATTAA
- the nrtS gene encoding nitrate/nitrite transporter NrtS gives MKGIKGYLAILFDKEFIPTGLKTALFVGSLLFLINHGSATLRGNMTRDRWISGALTYLMPYLVNVYGQHASRSRTQPQPLVREAQEV, from the coding sequence ATGAAGGGAATCAAAGGCTATCTGGCTATCTTATTCGACAAAGAGTTTATTCCCACTGGCCTAAAAACAGCTTTGTTTGTTGGCTCTCTCTTGTTTCTGATCAATCACGGTTCTGCCACGCTACGAGGCAACATGACCCGCGATCGCTGGATCTCCGGAGCCTTAACCTACCTCATGCCTTATCTCGTCAATGTCTACGGGCAACATGCCAGCCGCTCTAGAACCCAACCGCAACCACTAGTCAGAGAAGCTCAGGAAGTTTAG
- a CDS encoding class I SAM-dependent methyltransferase — protein sequence MLLSSRPLKDIFFCPEESNFYSNCIENLVLKHCVGSESIIEFGSGDGSPVIQALLRTEFEGTVHGFEINPLACDVAQEKISEQGLSDRYQVHCKSFFDSLKFQADYLISNPPYLPAVDNKLYQPLLHGGIDGITITKKLLSCNHKNVLVMAASYSDPQGLVDYAREQNYFVSDFIISPLSFGYYSSDPKVQSRIAEMRREKRAFYSDNLYLLAGVLFTKQETADTEDVSPELMQLMTAL from the coding sequence ATGCTTCTCTCATCTAGACCGTTAAAAGATATATTCTTCTGCCCTGAAGAGTCAAACTTTTATTCAAACTGCATAGAAAATCTAGTTCTCAAGCATTGCGTCGGTTCAGAATCTATTATTGAATTTGGCTCAGGTGACGGTAGCCCTGTGATCCAGGCTTTACTCAGAACTGAATTTGAAGGCACCGTTCACGGCTTTGAAATCAATCCTTTAGCCTGTGATGTCGCTCAAGAGAAAATTAGCGAACAAGGCTTAAGCGATCGCTATCAAGTTCACTGCAAGTCGTTCTTTGATTCGCTTAAATTTCAGGCAGATTACTTAATCTCCAATCCTCCTTACTTGCCCGCTGTAGATAACAAGCTTTATCAGCCTTTGCTACATGGTGGTATTGATGGAATTACTATTACCAAAAAGCTACTTTCTTGCAATCATAAAAACGTTTTGGTGATGGCTGCTAGTTATTCCGATCCTCAGGGATTGGTAGACTACGCCAGAGAGCAAAACTACTTCGTTTCCGACTTCATCATTTCACCACTATCCTTCGGCTACTACAGTTCTGACCCTAAAGTACAAAGCAGAATTGCCGAAATGCGCCGAGAGAAAAGAGCCTTCTACTCCGACAACCTGTATCTCCTAGCAGGTGTGCTATTTACCAAACAAGAAACCGCAGATACCGAGGATGTCTCCCCAGAACTTATGCAGTTGATGACAGCGCTGTAA
- a CDS encoding iron-containing redox enzyme family protein gives MQSSTMMLQNPKAGASAVSEAQATPNYLEAEQQFVRLLELEDLDQRVQTEPGLVQDFERVLAIGLDAAYVNEEPEAEVAHRFVQRVLYRINRLKFFWYDDLRHYINERSFYLQQIRNRIESVWQVWEGQQLDVAALQQMDLAAVKQALVERSDADLDPPLNANSRYLREEATLAGYRRLLAIASFDGLVEASRLVRILGGASNEVHCTLVRVLLEEYGNGRLNRKHSTFFANMMAELGLSTEPEAYFDLVPWEVLASINHNFLLTECKQHYLRYNGGLAYFEIAGPWIYRNYLTAAQRLNLSDTASGYWELHIREDERHGRWMIDDVALPLAERYPNEAWQIVLGYDQEKLIGDRAGDAMVRSVREADTAATLD, from the coding sequence ATGCAGAGCAGTACGATGATGCTCCAGAACCCGAAGGCTGGAGCCAGCGCTGTATCCGAAGCTCAAGCGACCCCCAACTACTTGGAGGCGGAGCAACAGTTTGTTCGGTTACTTGAACTGGAAGATTTGGATCAAAGGGTGCAGACGGAACCAGGATTGGTTCAGGATTTTGAGCGAGTATTAGCGATCGGTTTGGATGCTGCATATGTGAATGAGGAGCCTGAGGCGGAAGTAGCTCATCGGTTTGTACAGCGGGTGCTGTATCGGATTAATCGCCTCAAGTTTTTTTGGTATGACGATCTACGCCATTACATCAATGAGCGATCGTTTTATCTACAGCAAATTCGCAATCGGATTGAGTCAGTTTGGCAAGTTTGGGAAGGCCAGCAGTTAGATGTAGCGGCGTTGCAGCAGATGGATCTGGCGGCGGTGAAGCAGGCGCTGGTTGAGCGCTCGGATGCTGACCTTGATCCACCTCTGAATGCTAACAGCCGTTATCTCCGGGAAGAGGCGACTTTGGCTGGATATCGGCGTTTGCTAGCGATCGCGTCCTTTGATGGCTTGGTAGAAGCGAGTCGTTTGGTGCGGATTTTGGGCGGTGCTAGCAATGAGGTACACTGTACATTGGTGCGGGTGCTGCTGGAAGAGTATGGCAACGGGCGGCTGAACCGCAAGCACTCGACTTTCTTTGCCAATATGATGGCGGAGTTGGGTCTGAGCACGGAGCCAGAAGCGTACTTTGACTTGGTGCCTTGGGAAGTACTAGCAAGCATTAACCATAACTTCTTGCTGACCGAGTGCAAGCAGCACTATCTGCGCTACAACGGCGGCTTAGCTTACTTTGAAATTGCTGGCCCTTGGATTTACCGCAACTACTTAACAGCGGCACAACGATTGAACTTATCAGATACTGCGTCTGGTTATTGGGAACTGCATATCCGCGAGGATGAGCGCCACGGTCGCTGGATGATTGATGATGTGGCATTGCCTTTGGCGGAGCGGTATCCCAATGAGGCTTGGCAAATTGTATTGGGATATGACCAAGAGAAGCTGATTGGCGATCGCGCGGGAGATGCAATGGTGCGATCGGTTCGGGAAGCAGATACAGCTGCTACTTTGGATTGA
- a CDS encoding acetyltransferase produces the protein MFLKQKNDDALIEVVSVEDLANPMHDQVKGRIQDGQEEQDPTSFAKTELIFPSGESLPRCWLDSNYQENTSPAAMAAQHGS, from the coding sequence ATGTTTCTGAAGCAGAAAAATGATGACGCTTTGATTGAGGTTGTGTCAGTTGAAGATCTCGCTAATCCCATGCACGACCAGGTGAAGGGTCGGATTCAAGATGGTCAAGAGGAACAAGATCCCACATCTTTTGCTAAGACGGAGTTGATTTTTCCGTCGGGTGAATCTCTGCCACGCTGCTGGTTGGACAGTAACTATCAGGAGAATACTTCTCCTGCGGCAATGGCTGCTCAACACGGGTCTTAG
- a CDS encoding chlorophyll a/b-binding protein, with amino-acid sequence MQTNKTTDLPSVAPAYNGIERNAFLFGWNPQAELWNGRLAMIGFAAYLAWDLAGFSVVRDVLNLIH; translated from the coding sequence ATGCAGACCAATAAGACCACTGACCTGCCTTCTGTAGCTCCCGCGTACAACGGCATTGAGCGCAACGCATTTCTTTTCGGCTGGAATCCTCAAGCAGAACTGTGGAATGGCCGTCTGGCAATGATTGGTTTTGCGGCCTATTTGGCTTGGGATTTAGCTGGTTTCAGCGTTGTCCGCGATGTGCTTAACCTGATTCACTAA
- a CDS encoding CO2 hydration protein, translating to MVSTIQQPSNHPLAEYVHRLEAGEALLANSQVNVLEVVGILKSYGVVLDAYSKNLIYIADHQFLELFPFFKYFNGEISLGKLLRFWNHDRINYEYAEYVMKTMLWHGGGDLDTYLDSPEFLERAQRVMQAKTKNNWLVSSLQRVFPDFLPEQIRQLAYYKVLGQFWRVMSDMFIDLSDRFDRKEIQSIAEVVQHVQDALVAAANQPLIYAVEVKGQVYNIIPESAGLTFLMDAAVPYVDTIFFRGTPFLGTVSYNAQAQQIPVFQDQFTYGALYADPLPIGGAGIPPTLLMQDMRHFLPDYLHDIYQQGIRGEDDLRVKICESFQKSMFCVTTAAIRGLMPHPLDTEDPKQRQANRVYLEKWMDRFITSRLEIVNVPDRY from the coding sequence ATGGTCAGTACTATCCAGCAACCCTCTAATCATCCCTTGGCGGAGTATGTGCATCGGCTAGAAGCTGGAGAGGCACTTCTCGCCAATAGTCAGGTCAATGTTTTAGAAGTCGTAGGTATCCTCAAAAGCTACGGCGTTGTGCTGGATGCCTACTCTAAAAACTTGATTTATATTGCTGACCATCAGTTTCTAGAACTCTTCCCGTTTTTCAAATATTTCAACGGGGAAATTTCCCTAGGGAAACTACTGCGCTTCTGGAATCACGATCGGATCAATTATGAGTATGCTGAGTACGTGATGAAAACCATGTTGTGGCATGGTGGTGGTGATCTCGACACTTATCTAGACTCACCGGAATTTCTCGAACGGGCACAGCGGGTGATGCAAGCCAAAACCAAAAATAACTGGTTGGTGAGCAGTTTGCAGCGGGTGTTTCCAGACTTTTTGCCAGAACAGATTCGGCAATTAGCTTATTACAAGGTGTTGGGTCAGTTTTGGCGGGTGATGAGCGATATGTTCATCGACCTCTCGGATCGCTTCGATCGTAAGGAAATCCAGTCGATCGCCGAGGTGGTGCAGCATGTGCAAGATGCTTTGGTTGCGGCTGCCAATCAACCTTTGATTTACGCCGTTGAAGTGAAGGGTCAGGTGTATAACATTATTCCTGAATCAGCAGGGCTGACGTTCTTGATGGATGCAGCAGTTCCTTATGTAGATACTATTTTCTTCCGAGGCACCCCTTTCCTCGGCACGGTATCTTACAACGCCCAAGCTCAACAAATTCCGGTTTTTCAAGACCAGTTTACCTATGGAGCGCTATACGCTGACCCGTTGCCAATTGGTGGGGCGGGCATCCCTCCGACGCTGCTGATGCAGGATATGCGCCACTTCCTGCCAGATTACTTGCATGACATCTATCAGCAGGGAATCCGGGGAGAAGATGATTTGCGGGTGAAAATTTGTGAGAGCTTCCAAAAGTCGATGTTCTGTGTGACTACAGCCGCGATTCGGGGCTTGATGCCTCATCCGCTCGACACGGAAGATCCCAAACAACGTCAAGCCAATCGAGTCTATCTAGAAAAGTGGATGGATCGCTTTATTACCTCTCGTTTAGAGATCGTGAACGTTCCGGATAGGTATTAG